The following proteins come from a genomic window of Acinonyx jubatus isolate Ajub_Pintada_27869175 chromosome C1, VMU_Ajub_asm_v1.0, whole genome shotgun sequence:
- the B4GALT2 gene encoding beta-1,4-galactosyltransferase 2 isoform X1 — protein MAVYIEEQRLCLPAAGCPGPSGGPAAACGMSRLLGGTLERVCKAVLLLCLLHFLVAVILYFDVYAQHLAFFSRFSARGPARALHPAASSSTNFSRPNATAPSSGLPEAPSARPGPTAPILPPCPDSPPGLVGRLLIEFTSPMPLERVQRENPGVLLGGRYTPPDCTPAQTVAVIIPFRHREHHLRYWLHYLHPILRRQRLRYGVYVINQHGEDTFNRAKLLNVGFLEALKEDATYDCFIFSDVDLVPMDDRNLYRCGDQPRHFAIAMDKFGFRLPYAGYFGGVSGLSKAQFLRINGFPNEYWGWGGEDDDIFNRISLTGMKISRPDIRIGRYRMIKHDRDKHNEPNPQRFTKIQNTKLTMKRDGIGSVRYQVLEVSRQPLFTNITVDIGRPPSWPPRG, from the exons ATGGCTGTGTACATCGAGGAGCAGCGGCTTTGTTT GCCGGCAGCCGGATGCCCGGGCCCATCGGGCGGGCCGGCGGCCGCCTGCGGGATGAGCAGACTGCTGGGGGGGACGCTGGAGCGCGTGTGCAAGGCTGTGCTCCTTCTCTGCCTGCTGCACTTTCTCGTGGCCGTCATCCTCTACTTTGACGTCTACGCCCAGCACCTGGCCTTCTTCAGCCGCTTCAGTGCTCGGGGCCCTGCCCGTGCCCTCCACCCAGCTGCCAGCAGCAGCACCAACTTCTCTCGGCCCAACGCCACAGCCCCCAGCTCGGGGCTCCCTGAGGCTCCCAGTGCCCGGCCGGGCCCCACGGCTCCCATCCTGCCTCCCTGTCCTGACTCGCCGCCTGGTCTTG TGGGCCGACTGCTGATTGAGTTCACCTCACCCATGCCACTGGAGCGGGTGCAGAGGGAGAACCCAGGCGTGCTTCTGGGCGGCCGCTATACACCACCTGACTGCACGCCCGCCCAGACAGTGGCAGTCATCATCCCCTTTCGACACCGGGAGCACCACCTACGCTACTGGCTCCACTATCTGCACCCCATCCTGAGGCGACAGCGGCTGCGCTATGGCGTCTACGTCATCAACCAG CATGGTGAGGACACCTTCAATCGGGCCAAGCTGCTCAACGTGGGCTTCCTAGAGGCGCTGAAGGAGGATGCCACCTATGACTGCTTCATCTTCAGTGACGTGGACCTGGTCCCCATGGATGACCGAAACCTGTACCGCTGTGGTGACCAGCCCCGCCACTTTGCCATTGCCATGGACAAGTTTGGTTTCCG GCTGCCTTATGCTGGGTACTTTGGAGGTGTGTCGGGCCTGAGTAAAGCCCAGTTTCTGAGAATCAATGGCTTCCCCAACGAGTACTGGGGCTGGGGTGGCGAGGATGACGACATCTTCAACCG GATCTCCCTGACTGGGATGAAGATCTCGCGCCCAGACATCCGCATAGGCCGCTACCGCATGATCAAGCACGACCGGGACAAGCATAACGAGCCCAACCCGCAGAG GTTTACCAAGATTCAAAACACGAAGCTGACCATGAAGCGGGATGGCATCGGGTCAGTGCGGTACCAGGTCTTGGAGGTGTCTCGGCAACCGCTCTTCACCAATATCACAGTGGACATTGGGCGGCCCCCATCATGGCCCCCTCGGGGCTGA
- the B4GALT2 gene encoding beta-1,4-galactosyltransferase 2 isoform X3 yields MAVYIEEQRLCLPAAGCPGPSGGPAAACGMSRLLGGTLERVCKAVLLLCLLHFLVAVILYFDVYAQHLAFFSRFSARGPARALHPAASSSTNFSRPNATAPSSGLPEAPSARPGPTAPILPPCPDSPPGLVGRLLIEFTSPMPLERVQRENPGVLLGGRYTPPDCTPAQTVAVIIPFRHREHHLRYWLHYLHPILRRQRLRYGVYVINQHGEDTFNRAKLLNVGFLEALKEDATYDCFIFSDVDLVPMDDRNLYRCGDQPRHFAIAMDKFGFRLPYAGYFGGVSGLSKAQFLRINGFPNEYWGWGGEDDDIFNRFTKIQNTKLTMKRDGIGSVRYQVLEVSRQPLFTNITVDIGRPPSWPPRG; encoded by the exons ATGGCTGTGTACATCGAGGAGCAGCGGCTTTGTTT GCCGGCAGCCGGATGCCCGGGCCCATCGGGCGGGCCGGCGGCCGCCTGCGGGATGAGCAGACTGCTGGGGGGGACGCTGGAGCGCGTGTGCAAGGCTGTGCTCCTTCTCTGCCTGCTGCACTTTCTCGTGGCCGTCATCCTCTACTTTGACGTCTACGCCCAGCACCTGGCCTTCTTCAGCCGCTTCAGTGCTCGGGGCCCTGCCCGTGCCCTCCACCCAGCTGCCAGCAGCAGCACCAACTTCTCTCGGCCCAACGCCACAGCCCCCAGCTCGGGGCTCCCTGAGGCTCCCAGTGCCCGGCCGGGCCCCACGGCTCCCATCCTGCCTCCCTGTCCTGACTCGCCGCCTGGTCTTG TGGGCCGACTGCTGATTGAGTTCACCTCACCCATGCCACTGGAGCGGGTGCAGAGGGAGAACCCAGGCGTGCTTCTGGGCGGCCGCTATACACCACCTGACTGCACGCCCGCCCAGACAGTGGCAGTCATCATCCCCTTTCGACACCGGGAGCACCACCTACGCTACTGGCTCCACTATCTGCACCCCATCCTGAGGCGACAGCGGCTGCGCTATGGCGTCTACGTCATCAACCAG CATGGTGAGGACACCTTCAATCGGGCCAAGCTGCTCAACGTGGGCTTCCTAGAGGCGCTGAAGGAGGATGCCACCTATGACTGCTTCATCTTCAGTGACGTGGACCTGGTCCCCATGGATGACCGAAACCTGTACCGCTGTGGTGACCAGCCCCGCCACTTTGCCATTGCCATGGACAAGTTTGGTTTCCG GCTGCCTTATGCTGGGTACTTTGGAGGTGTGTCGGGCCTGAGTAAAGCCCAGTTTCTGAGAATCAATGGCTTCCCCAACGAGTACTGGGGCTGGGGTGGCGAGGATGACGACATCTTCAACCG GTTTACCAAGATTCAAAACACGAAGCTGACCATGAAGCGGGATGGCATCGGGTCAGTGCGGTACCAGGTCTTGGAGGTGTCTCGGCAACCGCTCTTCACCAATATCACAGTGGACATTGGGCGGCCCCCATCATGGCCCCCTCGGGGCTGA
- the B4GALT2 gene encoding beta-1,4-galactosyltransferase 2 isoform X2: MSRLLGGTLERVCKAVLLLCLLHFLVAVILYFDVYAQHLAFFSRFSARGPARALHPAASSSTNFSRPNATAPSSGLPEAPSARPGPTAPILPPCPDSPPGLVGRLLIEFTSPMPLERVQRENPGVLLGGRYTPPDCTPAQTVAVIIPFRHREHHLRYWLHYLHPILRRQRLRYGVYVINQHGEDTFNRAKLLNVGFLEALKEDATYDCFIFSDVDLVPMDDRNLYRCGDQPRHFAIAMDKFGFRLPYAGYFGGVSGLSKAQFLRINGFPNEYWGWGGEDDDIFNRISLTGMKISRPDIRIGRYRMIKHDRDKHNEPNPQRFTKIQNTKLTMKRDGIGSVRYQVLEVSRQPLFTNITVDIGRPPSWPPRG, from the exons ATGAGCAGACTGCTGGGGGGGACGCTGGAGCGCGTGTGCAAGGCTGTGCTCCTTCTCTGCCTGCTGCACTTTCTCGTGGCCGTCATCCTCTACTTTGACGTCTACGCCCAGCACCTGGCCTTCTTCAGCCGCTTCAGTGCTCGGGGCCCTGCCCGTGCCCTCCACCCAGCTGCCAGCAGCAGCACCAACTTCTCTCGGCCCAACGCCACAGCCCCCAGCTCGGGGCTCCCTGAGGCTCCCAGTGCCCGGCCGGGCCCCACGGCTCCCATCCTGCCTCCCTGTCCTGACTCGCCGCCTGGTCTTG TGGGCCGACTGCTGATTGAGTTCACCTCACCCATGCCACTGGAGCGGGTGCAGAGGGAGAACCCAGGCGTGCTTCTGGGCGGCCGCTATACACCACCTGACTGCACGCCCGCCCAGACAGTGGCAGTCATCATCCCCTTTCGACACCGGGAGCACCACCTACGCTACTGGCTCCACTATCTGCACCCCATCCTGAGGCGACAGCGGCTGCGCTATGGCGTCTACGTCATCAACCAG CATGGTGAGGACACCTTCAATCGGGCCAAGCTGCTCAACGTGGGCTTCCTAGAGGCGCTGAAGGAGGATGCCACCTATGACTGCTTCATCTTCAGTGACGTGGACCTGGTCCCCATGGATGACCGAAACCTGTACCGCTGTGGTGACCAGCCCCGCCACTTTGCCATTGCCATGGACAAGTTTGGTTTCCG GCTGCCTTATGCTGGGTACTTTGGAGGTGTGTCGGGCCTGAGTAAAGCCCAGTTTCTGAGAATCAATGGCTTCCCCAACGAGTACTGGGGCTGGGGTGGCGAGGATGACGACATCTTCAACCG GATCTCCCTGACTGGGATGAAGATCTCGCGCCCAGACATCCGCATAGGCCGCTACCGCATGATCAAGCACGACCGGGACAAGCATAACGAGCCCAACCCGCAGAG GTTTACCAAGATTCAAAACACGAAGCTGACCATGAAGCGGGATGGCATCGGGTCAGTGCGGTACCAGGTCTTGGAGGTGTCTCGGCAACCGCTCTTCACCAATATCACAGTGGACATTGGGCGGCCCCCATCATGGCCCCCTCGGGGCTGA